gtcgacgttcggctaaggctttgcgagcgaaaaatgaaccatgtcgggagaatatggctagtgcagacagtctgtgcaaccgatattgaggtatttttcgaatattttttattataccgaaaaaacaaccgtggcattgccccggttggccctattgacgcgccgccactgttgACATACATATATCTTCTGAAATGAGGGAACCTTTTGTTAATGAGTTTAGtacaaaagagaacccgttGTTAAATCCTTAGATCCATTATCATAGAAGGTTTATTGCAACGGGTCAAAGATATTCATACCATGTCTGTTTATAAGGCGATACCAACGATACAAATTGTTTATCGAGTGCAGCTACCGTAGTTCAACATTTTAATTGGAAAACCGTTTGGAATACCTTATTGGAATATtaactaaaatatcgttttttgAATGCTCACAACGTTAACGTCGAGGGTCACTGAGACagtatattttaaagaaattggtTTTTAACATCCCGAGCCTAATGTCGTCTGGTATTATCGTACAAGAAATAGAGAGAAAAAAGATTTAGCTACCGgtagtagtttatttttttatgtcaacTCCCCTATTTAGTGCGAGCGAAGGTTGCACAAGTAGCTATAAAATTTATCACTGGTTTTTATGGTTTTTTTAGCGTTTCCTGCGTGCGCTGTTGGTGATATCGAAATAAAACTTCCTCCCACAATGGGTCCGTTGCACCCGAACAGCAAATCAGACGCCCACAAATGTCGTTTCCGCTAGTGGGCGATACAGAAAAGGGAAGTTGCGTCTTTGGTTACTGCAGCAACAGTGGAAAGTGGGCAATGTCCATCCAGCAACAGTTGTAAAATTGATGTCGTTCAGTTGTGCGACGTGCAGGTCTGCATACAGATTTTGTTGCTACTCTTATGATACTTCAGCTTGGTGAGTATTATCAATTTAATGCTATTCTTTTTCTGAAATTGATCCTTTCTATACAGTAATATATGATAGACTAATTAAAATAAACAGCCCGAAAGTTCAATACATTCctgtattttttgtgtgtttatttcAGGCCCAAGACTCTTTCAACAAGGTTTGTGTTTTTGTGAGGGTGTGCTGGTGAGTGGGCACATGATATTTCtaatgttttaaactttttaaaagttttacTCCTTCtccattttaattttgtgtcttattttgtttgtttgttttgcttttcaagaagtaatatattttatgttttttttctatCTTCTAATTTTATATTGTCTATGTTATTGTATGTGAGTGTATGGGTGTTTTAATTAACTTGATACTTCTGGGTGAGCGAACACAAATCACTTCTTTTTACAACACCTTCCAATCTGTTTCAAACCTTCTTAAGGTTTCGTTCGATTACCTGATTCTgcaatcagttttatttattttgtttttatcaattgtttcatcgtcttttatgctgattatggagtcaaaataaacttacttaCTTACTAAAATTGAGttgtgatttattctatgttaGGTTTTTAGTAATATGAAACAAGTTTGAATATTGAGGCATTTTTTTCATGCAGATCAATTAGTTTTGCTTCAGCATGGCTATGGAAAAACATTTTGTGATTAATGATACTCACACAAGACCTGTCACTGCTATTGGATTCCACCCACTGAGAAGAGAAATTGTGACCGGTTATGAAGGTATGAAtctaaatatttgttattttaggtGCATGGACAGGCTATCGTTATTATCCAATGGTTATATGCACCATTCAGCGAAAAACGAAGTTcgtcaatatttttttacataattAACCTCCATGGGTTAACCTTCAAACTAATGTTTAGCATTATGCACCAAACTTCTGAGACTTATgttaacatttttgaatttctgtGTAACAATTTTCCGTCTGTGAATACAAAATACAGCACACCATTATTAAACAATATTAtacttatatacatttatataattACACAAATCAACTGAATATATTTTGGCAGATGGACTCATGAAATGGTGGGAACAAGATGGCGGGAAATTAATATTGACGACACATGAGCATCGTGGATGGCTGACTGATTTTTTATATTGGTCAGAACCGAAATTGTTATTGTCATCTGCTAACGATGGATATATTATTGCATGGACGAGCAGTGGGACTGTTATGGACAAAATTTATGTGAGAAAATGCGATTATAGTAATTTGGTGTCAATTTGGAGCGAATTTTATGCAgaatgttatatatatagctTACCACAATAATCTGTCTGACAATTGGgcctaaaaaataattttaaataggtAGGTATGACATGAAATATCCTAATCACACGGCATCTTTCATTTGTATGGATGGAGGATAGTGGAATCGGTAACTGATGAGAAATAACAAGAACTACACTGTGACATCAAGAAGTTAagcaatcatttttaaaataattatatccAGAAGACTCAAGCTGAGAAATTTGTTTACAGTTAGGGTGGTACAATAGTGGACGTGTTCCCAACACCAATCATGAATCATTATACTTAAAAACTTGGCATTTATTGTACCTACTGTACTGTACCATACCATTATATGTCTTATTCATAACTGAGTTTCGTTTTATTCAGATGAATCAGCCTATCTTCTGCATGCGTTTCAATTTAAGACGACATCACTTCATTTGTAGTTTCAATGGACAATTGAAGATATTCAATCTTGATATGAGAAAAACCTATGGACATGTTATTGATTTGAGAAAACCATTTATTGCTGAACACCACAATGATGTAATATCTTGCGTAATATGTCACGATTCACGAGTGTACACTGCGGGGTAAATGGACTATTTTTTCTTGTTcagtttgtttgtttattaggcAAGGCAATGTGACCCCAAAACAGAACCAAGTTCATTTGGAGCATATTATTCTTAAAGAACAAAACTTACATGCAAAGTttctagattactgaaactccTGAATGCAACCATACAAAATTAGaagtgttgaataaattttcttcattttcatagaaAGTAACTTtgtgggttctgttttttggttCACCCTGTTTGATTAAGTAGTCTTATTAATGTGTAATGTGAAATAGAAGATTGTTCATTTTGGAGTCCCCCCGGTACAGAAAAATGACATCACAACAGGTAATGGCCACATTACAAAGCCAAAAGTATTACATGAACAATCTAACCCTGTGCCATAGAACATCAGTGAAAAGATGTTGAGAGGTTCTTTAACCAAGCTTTAAGCTTGTGAGCTTGTGCAAATATATGTCTGTTTCATACACACTGAAGCAATGAAATTACAGACAATTAAGTTATGAACATAGATAGATATGAGCCCTAGCATTCGGACTTTAACGTTGTCCTCAAAACCAAGCTACAGTATGAAATCCATTTTTTAACATTTGTTAGCTCAAGATTTCAATTTGAAGACAATTAtacaattacaattttaattaattcatACAATTGTATTAATTATACAATGACAATTTTATAGATTTGATGGAAGATTCTGCATTTATGACACAACACTTTATCCTGGAACAAAAGGTTTAGATTTAATTCATAAAATATCACGAGCTCATGAAGCAGGAATAACATGTATGTCTCTTGTAAAAGACAATGAGAACAACACATGGTAAAATCTGGCATCATTTATTGATTTGAAAGTATTTCTGGTCTGGATAACGAAATCTTTTAACTAGTGGCACAGATCGGAATATTTATAACTGAATTTTTCTTGTATAAAGGCTTTATTTGAAGGTCATGTAGTAGAGAAACCTTACTGGTTTCTTACTGGGCATATTTTATATTGGCATCCAGTATATTCACACAGATGACAGTTATCTAGTTTAACAGTTGGTTGATATTGATTCTATACATACCTATTTTATCAGGGTATGAGAAACTCTGTTTCAATCAAAACTCCACAGCTATATTACTTATACTATCAGTAGAAGTTCCGCGATACTAACTTCCAATCCTTTAATGCCTTTGCACTAGTAGATCTATAgttactctcgtagtatgtgtaccaggttagggttaggccataattttattccgattttcctagttttagttctattacgagtccggggactgtctgtcttagccaagtgaatataccccctgcccataggcttccgccccttcacacaacttgatgtaaagtaagcaaattaaaaaattatactcATGTTAGTgggcagcaagactcttgaattgcatagtatatTATTTGAATTGCTCTTTTCGTGATGTCTTATTTCTGATGAAGACATATACGTTTGTAATCTTCATCCATGCAAAATGTGTGAAAAGCGTGAAAAAACATCTTAGAATCTGATATTTTTTCTCACTGAAGATAAGAATGTAAATTCTAATACTAATGATTGAAAACTAATCAGTGTTCCACCGTTAAGATACTTGATGCCGTTGTTTTCAATTGCTGTCAAACATCTCTGCTATttagtttcataattttttataaatatctcTCAATAATTCATGTTACATCCTAAATCTAGGTTACTGACAGGATCATTCGATCGAACAGTAAAAGTTTGGTCGCAGGATGGTAAGCTGAGACATGAACTTGAAACCATCTTCCTACATACAATAACTAGTTTATGTTATGTATCAAGAGCAAAAACTGTTTGGGTTGCATCTGGAGCTCCTCATGCTACATTGTACGATCCAAAAGCTGGAGAGAACGTGAGTTAATTTGGTGATATTTAATGCGCTTGTTAATCAGCTCGCTTGCGacagtataaaaatataaatattttgatataagtTTTGGCATGCCAACAATTAATTTTGCCAACAATTGAAAGTTATACCTGATTTGTAAATGTTAGGAACTTTTTATTAAGATTTAAATCCTTTTTATCaacagaaaatacaaaattctACAGTTTTTGTATACTTTGCTTATGCACGCTTTTTGCTTTGAACAACATTTTGTACGAGCGATAAGTAATGAACTCTTGTAATTTCGAAGAGCTGATATCTTACTGGTACCTGTTCttcattgcctacccaatttattacatcttgAGTGAGGTGGGGGGCATGGAATTTTAACTGGATATATGTATAATTTGAGATGCCAATACAGTTAAGCCTACCACTTTAACAGCTGCCTTTAAACAATAAACGTACTTACGTACCTATATCTCAATTTTCTTTGACAAATTTTACCAACTTCTCAGGTTTCAGAGTTTTTACCTACATTTCAAACTGGACCAAATCCAGGAGAAGAATCacaacataaaatatttaagCTTAGATATAATCCTGAATCATCACAAGTTGTTGGTAAGCAGTGAAATCTTCCATATTTATGATCGTGTTGTTTTAACCTCACTGCATGATTTAATTCATGTAAAAAAATAGGGGAATATTCAGTAAGATACATTTTTGCTTGTGCAGGTCCACAGGTTCGCAGTATAATTATGTGTGAgtgaattgctggactccttgttGTATTAGAGAGGTTCAACCGCTGGCTGATTACAGCTTCTCCTGCTGTTGAGTTcttgcatttgaaacaaataactgttaACTAATCaaatacctgacatggactgataaccgaatgagaggctgtggttcgtcatatgattaagacATCTTATCAGCTTTGCTCTTCCCTGAATAATTATGAAAACCTATCCTAAAAACTTCAGTGAGAATGATGAACAATATACATAGATCTAAATGCAACTCAGTGATTACATTCCAGCAGAAAACGATTCAAATGAACTGAACTTGGTTTTGTTGTTGgcttattatttaattttgtggTACCTTTAACAATTCCCCTCAAAATAACTTGAAAAGTATGAACACAGGATATACCTTGTTATACTATTGAAACATGATTGTATTTTTCTAAGGTACAACTCACCGGCGTCAAATTATTGTATGGAAATACAATGCATTCGGTTGTATGACTGCTCTTAAATGCAAACATCCTATAGACAGTGTCTGCTACAGTGAGtatcatcaattttttaatCGAAATGTTGTCTAAACAATattgtaaattcatttcaataaCAGGTAGATTCATATTTCAAACGCATATTTTTGGTGGAGCTTTTAGCTTCTATTTTGTCATAGCTAttagtataaataaaatatggcaAACCATATTATTTTCTTAATTACTTATGTAAACATGAAAAGAATTTACTTGAATTCCTATCTGTAATGACTGTACCCAAAAGTTTGAGGAATTAGGATGCTTTGTACATAAATTTTGTTCACTTTCTTTGGAGTATGCCTGGAAGTTTTGTGGTATATGTGGCTGTGTTTTTTATGTGTATGTGATTGCCCTATCTCAATCTCTCGTTAGCTGTTAAcacttttaacattttttttcagcaaaaaaaGTTCCAATGTTATTGTTTTCTGGTTGCGGTGATGGAAGTATTTACAAATGGGAGAGACTCCAATCAAGTCATTTTATGTACAGGTATAATGTCCATGAAAAGATTACAACACGGTAATGTTTCATTACAACGTCAAACATTGTGACATAATGTCTATATCCACATATTTacgtatttcaaatttcaacataATTAATGTGGATTGGATTTATTTTGCCTAAAAGTTGAAACGCGAAttcagtgtcaaattttgtttcaacagaAATCCTTCAACATCTCTACTAAACATGAATTGTGTAAATCCAGGTCAAATATCAAGCATGAAGCTTGAAATAAATGCTTTATCAGTTTCTTATTTACATATCGTTTcgcatattatattttttaatcttccTGCCTTTAAATAGATACTTTTTCCACAGAAGTTTAAACAAAACATCGTAGTATCAATTTAATTTGTTAAAGATAGAAAAAACTACGATTTGCTAAATATTTTATAAGTCGGATTTGAATAACCATATAATTGTTCAAAGAATTGGTTCTATTCGAAAAATTCGGttactttaaaattttaaatgttttccTGGAATCTTGAACAGCATGGAATCTTTGACAAGAAAAGAAGcgaaagataagttggaatcaataaaaaaaatttggggtttaacaaaaaagaaaaatcatcTGAAGATAGAACATTTGCGTCCACACAATTCTCCATCAAGTCATTATACTTACAATAAATCTATCTTCGCACCATCTTCTCTTTATCACGGGTGAGTATGAATTAGAGAAATACTTTGACAATTCTAGGGTGACGCATAATTTTTGCAACTACAATTGCATGATACAACACTGATTTTGAATctagtttcaaaaaataattcttttgAATGTTTGAGctttattcaaatttagtttAGTTGGTTTATTCAAAGTTTGGCCCTTATTGTAGTATGTTAGTAAATGGGTGAATATATGCAATTAAAAGTGGGAAAAGCTGGAAcagataaatttaaattaagaaaGCTGGAACGATTCTATTGATAAATACCGAAATTATGTCATTTTGCTGGTGGCATTCAAATCAAAACAATGATTTGTTTGAGAGGCCAATCAGATACAACAATGCAATCACTTTCAATCTTTTTGACATGATACCAAGTTTCAAGCCTAGGAGATATTTAAGTATTTTAATTTACGCAATTACATGATAAATCACATAGATTTCAACGACGGGTGATTTACAAtcatcattaaaaatattttctaaccCAGCTCATTCCAACAAGTTATCAATGAATAACAGTGTTACACAATGAATCTTTGGCATCTATTCCCAgcaatttatgaatttattaaaagtaaCTAAAACGAGCATTGGGAGATACACCACAAGGAGTGCCTAACTCACCATCATCTCTGATATTTAAAAACTATTGGGAAACTTTTTCTTGATCGGTTTCATCGATGTGTGTGccagaaaaaaatttggaacGCTTAGAATAGGCTGGAGTTATCTTTG
The genomic region above belongs to Styela clava chromosome 13, kaStyClav1.hap1.2, whole genome shotgun sequence and contains:
- the LOC120332461 gene encoding uncharacterized protein LOC120332461 yields the protein MAMEKHFVINDTHTRPVTAIGFHPLRREIVTGYEDGLMKWWEQDGGKLILTTHEHRGWLTDFLYWSEPKLLLSSANDGYIIAWTSSGTVMDKIYMNQPIFCMRFNLRRHHFICSFNGQLKIFNLDMRKTYGHVIDLRKPFIAEHHNDVISCVICHDSRVYTAGFDGRFCIYDTTLYPGTKGLDLIHKISRAHEAGITCMSLVKDNENNTWLLTGSFDRTVKVWSQDGKLRHELETIFLHTITSLCYVSRAKTVWVASGAPHATLYDPKAGENVSEFLPTFQTGPNPGEESQHKIFKLRYNPESSQVVGTTHRRQIIVWKYNAFGCMTALKCKHPIDSVCYTKKVPMLLFSGCGDGSIYKWERLQSSHFMYSMESLTRKEAKDKLESIKKIWGLTKKKNHLKIEHLRPHNSPSSHYTYNKSIFAPSSLYHGNNVSLLSGIYVEHLDILITSSEDGNIYIWGFDEAAVSALTKLSPEKMDGSPVHRKYSVLFGDFRRNNMTPIPPQKLYGETLNNGLIMGDGRDDDEKPLEETRLEPAAGDATPIQEKATNSFADSVTNRVAGFICKDVLLGHESCVTSFAIVDKEEEHGATYMLSGGWDRKILVWNLRTGQLHDQLRANKTRYDINTGKEIPPDDIEDAVNEDELAEGELACDGVILDIEYCKERNEYAYASSDGMVYIRDFSTVGSEMKLRNTLQGHELEITCIKWNPIYHRWISGSEDGTIRIWTDDGMSCEHVLSTEGSVSTLCIDRTNGSIVAGVENIIKVYDLETMNLVQTNVGHTDSIRSIIHVLERSQYVSGSWDKSIRIWNAYKRPVRRRKPAPRDADDKASPQVKEEKKVAV